In a genomic window of Helianthus annuus cultivar XRQ/B chromosome 10, HanXRQr2.0-SUNRISE, whole genome shotgun sequence:
- the LOC110881641 gene encoding uncharacterized protein LOC110881641, which yields MKIRMVVYSGGKWEIVNGKLEYVADADSSRRGLEIEPNLSYTALLSKVSNMFSSTNITKLSYRLSSFSDPIDIINDEDLAMFYNFAMENIFEIYKLYVVEGFCAGSSSFSPLEKIKVPDLNFCTDEENYDVLNDYQPNPDNSFEKCLPSSSITFEAGHVFNNKEEMKLELGKKCLLERFEFKVDRSSKTWYEVSGLVDSCVWRFRAYSFGDSGLFFVKSFNDKHTCSKTLTYPHLRQANPKVVAHYLKEPLKDSGRIYRCNEIVKDFRQRFQVEITTSQAWRGKSLALELLQGTRRDSFAELPFYCYNLERANPGSVTHIKTDDERRFEMVFVVIGAAIRTFICNLRPVVIIDAAHLKGEFKGTLFLAVGMDGNNQILLISYRIGKSEDGETDCSKYCFPCYSNEVYKKSYEEAINPLPHRSEWETPEDLINLQPPHMTKRQASRPRENHRILSHGEEPTPLYCSWCNSYGHHRDVCRQPMPSEIRTRKGLDKGKGKETDDPDHFTQSLSNYMYPSFNLADF from the exons ATGAAGATTCGTATGGTTGTATACAGCGGCGGAAAGTGGGAAATCGTTAACGGAAAGTTGGAGTATGTTGCTGATGCTGATTCAAGTAGACGTGGTTTAGAAATTGAACCCAACCTTTCATACACTGCTCTTCTAAGTAAAGTGTCAAACATGTTTAGTTCTACAAACATTACGAAGTTATCGTATCGGTTGTCTTCGTTTAGTGATCCAATCGATATAATAAATGATGAAGATCTTGCAATGTTTTATAATTTTGCTatggaaaatatttttgaaatttataaattatatgtCGTTGAAGGGTTTTGTGCTGGGTCATCTAGTTTTTCACCTCTAGAAAAAATTAAAGTTCCTGATTTGAATTTTTGTACTGATGAAGAAAATTATGATGTTTTAAACGACTACCAGCCAAATCCCGATAATTCATTTGAAAAGTGTTTGCCATCTTCATCAATTACTTTTGAAGCAGGGCACGTATTTAATAACAAAGAAGAAATGAAACTTGAGTTGGGAAAAAAATGTTTGTTAGAACGCTTTGAGTTTAAAGTAGATAGATCTTCTAAAACTTGGTACGAAGTGTCAGGTTTGGTGGACAGTTGCGTTTGGCGTTTTCGTGCATACAGTTTTGGGGATAGTGGGTTGTTTTTTGTTAAGAGTTTTAACGATAAACACACGTGCTCGAAGACGCTAACGTACCCACATCTTCGTCAGGCAAACCCAAAGGTTGTGGCTCACTATTTAAAAGAACCTTTAAAAGACAGTGGTAGAATATATCGTTGTAATGAAATAGTGAAAGATTTTAGACAAAGATTCCAAGTTGAGATAACCACTAGTCAAGCTTGGCGTGGAAAAAGTCTGGCACTAGAGCTTTTACAAGGAACACGCAGAGATTCTTTTGCAGAACTACCATTTTACTGTTACAATCTAGAGCGGGCAAATCCTGGTTCTGTCACTCATATTAAGACTGATGACGAGCGTCGGTTTGAAATGGTCTTTGTCGTGATTGGTGCTGCG ATTCGTACCTTTATCTGTAATCTAAGACCGGTGGTGATCATTGATGCTGCACACCTAAAGGGTGAATTTAAAGGGACGTTATTTTTAGCAGTCGGGATGGATGGAAACAACCAAATTTTACTAATTTCCTATAGAATAGGAAAATCAGAGGATG GTGAAACCGATTGCAGTAAGTATTGCTTCCCATGTTACTCAAACGAAGTCTATAAAAAATCTTATGAAGAAGCGATTAATCCTCTTCCTCATAGATCTGAATGGGAGACTCCAGAAGACCTTATCAATCTTCAACCGCCGCATATGACAAAACGCCAGGCTAGTCGTCCTCGAGAAAACCACCGGATCTTATCCCACGGGGAAGAACCTACTCCCTTGTATTGTTCCTGGTGTAACTCATACGGTCATCATCGGGATGTCTGTCGGCAGCCCATGCCGTCAGAAATTCGTACTCGCAAAGGCCTAGACAAAGGGAAAGGGAAAGAAACCGATGACCCTGATCATTTTACACAATCTCTGTCTAATTATATGTATCCGTCTTTTAACTTGGCAGACTTTTAA